Genomic DNA from Bradysia coprophila strain Holo2 unplaced genomic scaffold, BU_Bcop_v1 contig_439, whole genome shotgun sequence:
attttttttttcttcgattcaATGTCAATAATCCGCTCGAACGGAACAAAAACAAGAAGCTCGTTGATGCACGTTGAATGGTGACAATGACGATCGATTACAACAATAGGCAGGTCTCATACAACAGCACAATTAGTTGTCACAgaagaattcaatttatgtatTTTGACTACTCTGACCAAGCAAACACCCAATTTACTCGTAAACGTCgatatttcatcaaaaaaacacttCGGACCGTAAAATAAAGCGACACAATATCAATAAAAGCTCGTAAAACGgtcgaaataaacaaaaaactcgAGCACGATCAAAACTACTACTGCCGACGGTCGCCATGACacgtccaattcgacgtgttacaaacgtgtgcgtaaacctataagaccccagtacttcgtacgggtctaaaaattgatCTCATAGAGGAGCGCAGGCACTTTtgcatcaaataaattttttggttaacTGAGAGcttatttttttcacttttgtaCCTTCGGAATATTGAAAGTCTATTTGACACCAATACGTTGATTTAAATTCGTAATCCAACCAATGAATTCTCAGGGAACTTAGTTAATACAACTGTATCACTTACGAAACACTACACTCACCTCGTACGCCAACCAACTACATACGAAAAAGATCCTAAATCCAAGAATGAGTAACGAACTGGAATTCTATCAAATAAATCTGCACTAAGCGTACGCCCCGACAGCAGAGATAAACAATTTGCTTAGTTCAAAAGCATCCTTCATACACCGAATTCAAGAACCAGTGGTGAGGCAAAATGCTGTCAAAGGTCTGAATAAGAAAAACGGTAGCATAGTTCAAGCAGGCGCTAACCAAAAAGTCAGAGCAATTATCTATCATTCCAACAACTTGAATATATACCCGCTCTATCACCTAAGCTCGGCTGATCAGGCAGTGGCAATGCTAACTTATAAGATAAACAGCAACAGCGTCTCAGTTATTATCACCTCGACGTACTTCCCTTCTGATTCTGTCGATGAACCACCCACCTCGGAGTTCACTAAAGTGGTGGATTACTGCTATAAGAACAATGTACAATTGATATCAAGCATTGACGCAAATGCATACCACATTGCATGGGGAAGCACCGACATCAACAAAAGAGGAGAAAGTCTCTTGGAATTCTTACTAAAGACAAACCTGGAAATTCTAAATATGGGAAATAAACCAACCTTCGTAAACAAGCTCAGAAGGGAAGTTTTAGACATAACTGTTTGTTCCCGGAACTTACAATATAGCATTACCGAGTGGATAGTAACGGACATAATACTAACTTCTGATCACCGTTGTATAATGTTCAAAGTAAGTATGGATCCTGTGCCTCCTATACTCTTTAGAAATCTAGCTTCAACTAACTGGAATCATTACATCATCCTAATTGAAGAAGGCATCAGTACTCTTGATCTCTCACATGATTTATGTAATACTCAAGATCTAGAAAAATTAGCAGACACAACGCAAAAAATACTGACAGACGCACATTTGAAAGCATGTCCTGTGAGGGCACACAAAGCGGGCAACTCTGTGCCTTATTACACTTATGAGGACAAAATTCCAAGGAAAATAGTCAGGCAAATGTTtaacaaatgtaaaataacaaaaaacttCGATGACTACTACAGAGAGCTTCGAACTTATTCAAGGAACCTCAGACAGCGAGAGGACTGGATGGAGACCCCAGTGAAGTACAATTAACAATATTCACGATTcgtcaaaaatgttcaaagtcCTTTCAAAGGACCCAATACAGAATGTAGGAGCGCTCCTTCTCCCGTCAGGGGAGTACACTAAAAACCAAACCGATACTTACAAACACCTCCTCGACGttcattttcctaacaatattGCATTAAGCACGAAGTAAATAATCTCAACACGCTTCCACTCAACGGTATAGTGAACCTGAACCTGATAAACAGTATAGTAACGACAGACCGAGTCGAATGGGCAATCAGATCATTCTACCCACTGAAATCACCAGGgatcgataaaatatttcccGGTATGTTACAGAAACCACTACATCTAATTAGCAGTATTCTAGTCAAATTAATCAGAGCGAGCCTACGGCTCAAACATATACCAAAATGTTGGCGTGAAACTAAAGTAGTGTTTATACACAAACCAGGCAAATCCAACTACTctctagcggagaattatagACCAATAAGCTATATACTAAAGTGTCTGGAGAAAATAAtaggagggattcttttgaaaaacagcctaccgaaatcggacgcattttccagtggacctttttatatgtgcctagaaaggacttcgaccctagaacccaaaaccactttcaaaaaaattcttcgaagcttttgtgactggtgaaaggtgatcaaaaaccgaaatcttgcacttttcttaccaatatttctccagtgacaagagccgtacatggtggtgtggggtatcatttgaaaggtaattttatgtgcttttgggccaaatagggtcttatggggtttggatgcatatgcgatgaaatatgggcacttaaacatttcaacttctcatatttcatcgtagatgctttcaaacccccataagaccctatttggcccaaaagcacataaaattacctttcaaatgatatcccacaccaccatgtacggctcgtgtaactggagaaatattgctaagaaaattgcaagttttcggtttccGCTCACCtatcaccagtcacaaaagcttcgaagaatttttttgagagtagttttggcttctagggtcgaatacctttctaggcacatataaaaaagtccactagaaaatgcgtccgatttcggtaggctgtttttcaaaagaatccctctagaTAGATATATTAGGGACGATCCACTACTGATACATAAAATACACCACGAACAACATGCGTATCAACCTAACAAATCAACAGAAAACGCATTGCACAGCATAGCTCAATCAATTCATCTCTCACCAGCAGTAAAGGAATTCGCAGTAGGATGCTTCATCGATGTTACTGGTGCTTTTAGCAATATAACATACAGAGCAATACAAAGAGCCTGTCTAATACACGGCATAGATGAGGGCATCATTGACTGGATCGTAGTAATGCTAATTAGCAGGATAGTTTCTGTCTTCTTGGGAGACTCCACCATATTTATAATCACCACAAAAGGCTGTCCTCAGGGAGGTGTTTTTCCTCCTCTTCTATGGCGGCTAGTTGTTAATGAAATACTAAAACTACTAAATGACAATAACTTTCAAGCTGAAGGCTTCTCAGATGACCTAGCCACTATATTAAGAGGGATTAGTGTTAACGCACTATGTAGCTACAAACAGTCTTAGACACTGTATCGGAATGGTGCGACGAAAATGAGTTAAGTATTAATCCCTTGAAAACAACATTGATTGTGTTCACACGAAACACTAGGATCGAGGGGCTATTCATTCCCAAAATTAAGGGCGTACCCATTAATATGGCCCATCAGGTTAAATTTCTAGTTGTTACCTTCGATGCTGAAATGAGAGGTATCCCACATTTCGACGCACGTATAGAAAAGGAAACGGTATCTTTATGGCAATGTCGGAAAGTATATGGGAAAAACTGGGGTCTATCACCCAAAGTAATGTTCTGGATTTACACCACCATCATCAGACCTATTATTTTATACGGGTCTTTCGTATGGAACAATATCTGTAACCTAAAATATGTTCATCAAAAACTTAGGAAATTTCAAAGATTAGCATGTTCAGCAATCACAGGGGCCTGTAAATCAACACCTACAGACGCACTTGAAACCACGCTAAACCTACCGCCTCTACATATTCTCATTCAATCCGAAGCCATTAACGTTCTGGATAGACTAGCTAAAACCCAGGGCTACCAACATAGATTATGCGCCTATACCAGGATATGGTTTAAAGCGATAGAGAATGAGGTATCACTAGCGTGGCCTTCAGACAAAGTAACGAAAACCTTCAAATTTGACAGGAAATTTGAGGTAATCATACCGAACAGAGAAGACAGGCTTAACGGCGATTTACCCCCAATAAACGGCATCAAACTCTACACGGACGGATCAGTAATGGACAATTCAGCTGGTGCGGGTATACACTGCATTGAAACAAATACTGACATATCTCTACCATTAGGTAAATACAGTATAACATATTTAGCTGAAATAAGAGCTATAATAGAGGCATGCCACATCATTACTGATAAAGAAATCTCTGAAAATATAATCTACATAATCTCCGACAGCGACTCAGCGCTTAAAACTCTTTCTGCCGTGGAGTTTCAATCTGCTTTGTCTATAGAATGTTGGGACAAAATTAACAATATTACGAATAcgaaaaaagtaaaactaaTTTGGGTGCCAGCACACTCTGGGATCTAAGGTAATGAAAAAGCTGATGAACTAGCAAAAATAGCGACATCAATCACTCCCATAAGTCCTGAACCGATACTGCGTATCGCACCTTCtcacattaaaacaaaaactaaagaACGTACAACCAAAGAGTTCCTCAAACACTGGGACTCTGTTCCAGGTTGCAGGCAAGCCAAGCACTGTTTGAGGATAAACAATAGgaactcaaaatatttaattaacgTAAGTAGAACAAGGCTAAAAACATATACGGGAACTGTGACAGGACACTTCGGCTTTAATAAACACCTAACAACAATTGGTAAACGATCAGACCCTAGCTGTGAGCTGTGTGGGCATGAAGCAGAGACCGCAGAGCACTTCCTCTGCTGGTGTCCGGCATTCATAAATAACAGAAGGAAATATCTGGGTAACTATACCATCCTGTACAACCAGATAAAGAACTTTCACCCACAAGGTATCCTGAGCTACATTTTTAGTACAGGGAGATTCACCACAGATAGTAACTCGTAAACTCAAAAATTATAGCGAGCACAATGGGCCCAACGGAGGCCTCCGTCCGCGACCCTTACTAACGTTAGGGCAgctattttaataataaaaaatacgttcattttggcaccaatttggattttctgcTATGTGAGATGGCCGAGATACACACTAGGTCTACCCTCATTAGGGCCCTTCTAGGGCCAAAATCTAAAAGTcgtagaacaaatgtttttcgtattgtGTAATGTAGCAAAACGGCATAGGTTTCAAGCCGTGGCCTTATGAGGGACTCAAAGTGTCGTGGGTTCCAGGTCTATAACTTTGCCTTTGGAACCGATTCTCTATCTTTcatatttcatgaaatttctgaaatttttctcAAAGAATACATTTTGCTCCCGCTCAAATTGTGTATCAGGCTAACGTTTTTGGTCATAACTCATCTTCGATAAGAGTAGAAGGAGTAGTAAGAGaagtaagaaaagtgcatgttttcggtttttgatcaccttcgACCAGCCgtacaagcttcgaagaatttttttgaaagtggttttggcttctagggtcgaataccttacttATAAAAATTCTACTGGAAAACGCGTTCGATGCCGGTGGCCTATTTTTCAAAAGGATCGCTCTTACCTTTCAGgagattttttaaatgataGGAATCGATTCctttttactcaagttatcgtgctgacggacggacattttttttgctgatttggcatctctaggcATAGACGAACAACTTTGCTCATGAAGCTATACATTACTATGAGGTGAGTAAAAGtgtccgagggcttcagcccgaggtgcagttactcatcgtgatacaaaatatcaacaaattttGGACATAAACCACTGGAGTTGGaaatcttgaaaatgtttgactTTTGGGAGTCATTTATTTATCTTATAGTATTATGAAACACTGACGGTGAACAAGAAAAcggaaatataatttattttgtgctgaaaatgttttattttaagcGGCACACAATAAAGTTCTTATAATAAAAGCCAATCTCCGTGCACTAAGACGAGCACTTTCTGATAAAATTCATTACTTCTTCGTAACGGCCCGATACCGATCTCGCTTTCAAAGTATGACTTTTACAGCCTGCCCGTTCCATTATATCGAAATAGCCCTTGTTTGTTCCCTGCTTTCCATGCTGATTTTCCTCAAACATTGGAAAATACACAGCCAAACATTTCTTCATTGGACGAAgcaattcgattttattgtaatGGCATGTCTTACCCTTACCCTTTGCCTTAATGAGGCAGTCCAGAATTGAACTTTCAATAAGGACCAGTTCTGACTTGAAAGTGTTCAAAATTTGAGTGTGAGCATCCAACACTGCTGATTGCAAATCACCATTTTCAGGATGGTCTTGTTGGATTGAACATTTCTCCTGCCGCTGCCTTGTCAGTACTTGCTCCTTACGTATGATTTTAATTCTCGGATACGCAGCTTCGAACGCATCCATTACGCTTGATTTGCCAGTTCCATGGTCACCAATAAAGTAAATGAGTTTCCTTGGGAAAATTGTTAGCTTTATGTCTTGCACTGGAGCATTGGCCACATCCCACCTGGTTTCGAGTAAGCTAATCATTTCAGCTTGATGACCCAATACGATGTACCTCTTGAGGAACCAAGTGAAGAACAATTTCATCTCCCTCTCTGCAAATGTTTTGCCAACGCAAGATTTTTTCCCGACTCCAAATGAAAGTGGAAAGCATTCCGTTTCGTACCGGTTGGGATTGAATTTTTCCGGTTGATCGTAATTCGCTCGATTCATACcggaaatattaaaaattattccGTCTCCTCGTCTCAGACTCACACCATTTCCATCTTCAATGTCATGTTCACATTGACGCAATATTACTGGACCGACCGGTATGAGACGCATGGATTCATAGTAAAGATGATTGATTTCCTTATCTATTGCTTCTTGCGATTCCGAGTGAATGATTCGGGATGCTTTATTGGACCATTCCGGGAAATCTGCAAGGAACAGCAAAGTGTAAAACATTGTGATGGACGATGTGTCAGTGCCGGCCAATAGCATTTCAGCTATACATTGAAATATTCCATTGTTGTCATTGCAATGCGACAGATGGGAAATGAAATTAGAGCTTCCGATTTCTTCCGATTCAGCAAATATTTCCTTTGCAAATAGAAGCATTTTGCGGCATGCGCTTTggtgtaaattattttctgctAGACTCTGCGAATTGGGATTGAGTAAAAAGAACTCCCAAGCCTTAAAATAGTTGGCCACTGTTGTCTTAGCCTCCTCACGCCAATCGTATTTGTCTTGTGCATCGATAGGCATCGGGATTTCAAAGAGTCCCTCCATTGTCATGGAAAGCGTAAAATTTCTTAATAACTCAAGCATTGTAACTGGCTCTGCGATCTTGAGCGTTGTTTTCTCAAGAGTTTCCAAATGGCACAGAGCCAGGGCTTCAAGATGTTTCGTTCCACATTTTAGGGTCGACTCAAAAACATTCCGATTCTGTTTCCACTGTTGGACATTATTGTTCCATATCAGGCCGGTCAAGTGCATATTCAGATTTTGTAGACCAAATTGATTCCCAAATCGTTGTCTCAAACAATGTCCATGATTTGTCATCAGCGAGGAGGCAATCTTAAAATCGGTTACGATTAAGACCCGTTGTCCTAATAAATGGAGATGCACCAATTTCCCATATTTTTCGTAAAGATATTTACATAGTTCGGGGATTCTCCAGGTTCGgtttttaatattattattgCATCGGAACGTGTCAGCCAGACTCACTTCTCTGGAACTGATGAAGCCCAGAATATGTGGACGTACATAGTATACGAACCAGTGTACCAACATGTTTACCCAATGCCGTAGCATGTTTAATAGTGTTGTACAAATCAACGAAAATGTTGGTGTCTTCcaaaaatctaaaacaaaaaatcaaagagGAAAATTAATAGCTTCAGACCTacaaaattctagaaattcaTTTCTAGATAATTAGCCATCCCAATCACTTTGATGATATTTCTTATGCTCTGGACATTTTCAGTGCTTCCTATTTATCAGTCGGATATCGCAAACTTTGTTAAAGAACGCTTGGTATGCAAAACTTTAGCTTCAAGTAATATTGAATGTGAAATTTCCGTTATTTTTCGAGTCATCACAGAATACAAAGCGGCTAAAACTaggtgagttttttttcaaatttgacatGTATGGCTCGTTGGTCTAGGGATGTGATTCTCGCT
This window encodes:
- the LOC119082474 gene encoding aromatase-like, which encodes MLRHWVNMLVHWFVYYVRPHILGFISSREVSLADTFRCNNNIKNRTWRIPELCKYLYEKYGKLVHLHLLGQRVLIVTDFKIASSLMTNHGHCLRQRFGNQFGLQNLNMHLTGLIWNNNVQQWKQNRNVFESTLKCGTKHLEALALCHLETLEKTTLKIAEPVTMLELLRNFTLSMTMEGLFEIPMPIDAQDKYDWREEAKTTVANYFKAWEFFLLNPNSQSLAENNLHQSACRKMLLFAKEIFAESEEIGSSNFISHLSHCNDNNGIFQCIAEMLLAGTDTSSITMFYTLLFLADFPEWSNKASRIIHSESQEAIDKEINHLYYESMRLIPVGPVILRQCEHDIEDGNGVSLRRGDGIIFNISGMNRANYDQPEKFNPNRYETECFPLSFGVGKKSCVGKTFAEREMKLFFTWFLKRYIVLGHQAEMISLLETRWDVANAPVQDIKLTIFPRKLIYFIGDHGTGKSSVMDAFEAAYPRIKIIRKEQVLTRQRQEKCSIQQDHPENGDLQSAVLDAHTQILNTFKSELVLIESSILDCLIKAKGKGKTCHYNKIELLRPMKKCLAVYFPMFEENQHGKQGTNKGYFDIMERAGCKSHTLKARSVSGRYEEVMNFIRKCSS